From a single Candoia aspera isolate rCanAsp1 chromosome 2, rCanAsp1.hap2, whole genome shotgun sequence genomic region:
- the EMB gene encoding embigin isoform X2, with product MRISVAVVLQLVLPLALWGSSEAKLSDTSTPSENTSQRTPGISSHTTWEYSTSGPSSTMESFGQAEKIPILNYTIIIPGFHEVSETKSITLESPAELELMCSLVISNATNMEKMETVWNSGNVTIKNETIWKNETKTKWCTRNTITVRNKDQMGNYTCVFKTKPEISATFYLQVPQIHVKSEHIITYVGDTVILTCDVGNEKTHFNPSFWTWYSNNGSGEVVINSTLMPEKYNLIQELANTTKLKIFDLSESDSSFYWCEAGFLLGESREKVSLQVLTYLTPLKPFLVIAAEVIVLVALIFIYEVCSKKKEENIEVEKEFEQIETLKSEDSNGVENSTTRHRKV from the exons ATGAGGATCTCTGTCGCCGTCGTCCTGCAGCTGGTCCTCCCGCTGGCCCTCTGGGGCTCCTCGGAGGCCAAACTTTCAG ATACTTCTACTCCATCAGAAAATACCAGCCAGAGAACTCCAGGAATTTCTAGCCATACAACTTGGGAATACTCCACCTCAG GTCCCTCTTCCACTATGGAAAGTTTTGGTCAAGCCGAGAAGATACCTATCTTGAATTATACCATTATCATACCtg GATTTCACGAAGTTTCTGAAACAAAAAGTATCACATTAGAGAGTCCGGCTGAACTTGAGCTGATGTGTAGTTTGGTTATCAGCAATGCCACAAACATGGAAAAAATGGAGACTGTTTGGAACTCAGGAAATGTAACTATAAAAAACGAGACCATCTGGAAGAATGAAACTAAGACCAAATGGTGCACTCGAAATAC GATAACAGTCAGAAACAAAGACCAGATGGGAAATTACACATGCGTTTTTAAAACTAAACCAGAAATAAGTGCTACATTCTATTTACAAG tGCCTCAAATCCATGTAAAGTCTGAGCATATAATCACTTACGTGGGTGACACCGTGATCTTGACATGTGATGTTGGCAATGAGAAAACCCACTTTAACCCAAGTTTTTGGACCTGGTATTCAAATAATGGAAGTGGAGAG GTTGTTATTAATTCTACCCTGATGCCAGAGAAGTACAACCTTATTCAGGAACTTGCAAACACTACCAAACTGAAGATCTTTGATCTCTCTGAATCAGATAGCAGTTTTTACTGGTGCGAAGCTGGATTTCTACTAGGTGAAAGCAGAGAAAAAGTATCTCTCCAAGTCCTCACCTATCTGACACCTCTCAAACCATTTCTCGTAATAGCTGCTGAAGTTATTGTTCTAGTAGCTCTTATTTTTATCTATGAAGTGTGctccaaaaagaaagaagagaatattG
- the EMB gene encoding embigin isoform X1, with protein MRISVAVVLQLVLPLALWGSSEAKLSDTSTPSENTSQRTPGISSHTTWEYSTSVGPSSTMESFGQAEKIPILNYTIIIPGFHEVSETKSITLESPAELELMCSLVISNATNMEKMETVWNSGNVTIKNETIWKNETKTKWCTRNTITVRNKDQMGNYTCVFKTKPEISATFYLQVPQIHVKSEHIITYVGDTVILTCDVGNEKTHFNPSFWTWYSNNGSGEVVINSTLMPEKYNLIQELANTTKLKIFDLSESDSSFYWCEAGFLLGESREKVSLQVLTYLTPLKPFLVIAAEVIVLVALIFIYEVCSKKKEENIEVEKEFEQIETLKSEDSNGVENSTTRHRKV; from the exons ATGAGGATCTCTGTCGCCGTCGTCCTGCAGCTGGTCCTCCCGCTGGCCCTCTGGGGCTCCTCGGAGGCCAAACTTTCAG ATACTTCTACTCCATCAGAAAATACCAGCCAGAGAACTCCAGGAATTTCTAGCCATACAACTTGGGAATACTCCACCTCAG tAGGTCCCTCTTCCACTATGGAAAGTTTTGGTCAAGCCGAGAAGATACCTATCTTGAATTATACCATTATCATACCtg GATTTCACGAAGTTTCTGAAACAAAAAGTATCACATTAGAGAGTCCGGCTGAACTTGAGCTGATGTGTAGTTTGGTTATCAGCAATGCCACAAACATGGAAAAAATGGAGACTGTTTGGAACTCAGGAAATGTAACTATAAAAAACGAGACCATCTGGAAGAATGAAACTAAGACCAAATGGTGCACTCGAAATAC GATAACAGTCAGAAACAAAGACCAGATGGGAAATTACACATGCGTTTTTAAAACTAAACCAGAAATAAGTGCTACATTCTATTTACAAG tGCCTCAAATCCATGTAAAGTCTGAGCATATAATCACTTACGTGGGTGACACCGTGATCTTGACATGTGATGTTGGCAATGAGAAAACCCACTTTAACCCAAGTTTTTGGACCTGGTATTCAAATAATGGAAGTGGAGAG GTTGTTATTAATTCTACCCTGATGCCAGAGAAGTACAACCTTATTCAGGAACTTGCAAACACTACCAAACTGAAGATCTTTGATCTCTCTGAATCAGATAGCAGTTTTTACTGGTGCGAAGCTGGATTTCTACTAGGTGAAAGCAGAGAAAAAGTATCTCTCCAAGTCCTCACCTATCTGACACCTCTCAAACCATTTCTCGTAATAGCTGCTGAAGTTATTGTTCTAGTAGCTCTTATTTTTATCTATGAAGTGTGctccaaaaagaaagaagagaatattG